Proteins encoded by one window of Chondromyces crocatus:
- the tnpA gene encoding IS66 family insertion sequence element accessory protein TnpA has protein sequence MATRAEWSERVERWKQSGLSAKAFAGLEGLKVQSLYWWTSRLRTSSGAALQSTPPRFLPVRVVKSPQAHPARVGVAPSPAIAAGIELALPNGCIVRVQEDFDATTLARLLRVAGGTGAC, from the coding sequence ATGGCGACGCGAGCGGAGTGGAGCGAGAGGGTAGAGCGGTGGAAGCAGAGCGGCTTGAGCGCGAAGGCGTTTGCCGGGTTGGAGGGCTTGAAGGTCCAGTCGTTGTACTGGTGGACGTCGAGACTCCGTACGTCCTCTGGAGCGGCGCTTCAGAGTACTCCGCCGAGGTTTCTTCCGGTCCGAGTCGTCAAGTCCCCGCAGGCTCATCCGGCGCGCGTAGGGGTGGCGCCGTCGCCTGCCATCGCAGCCGGCATCGAGCTGGCGCTCCCCAATGGGTGCATCGTGCGGGTGCAGGAGGACTTCGATGCGACGACGCTTGCGCGGCTGCTCCGCGTGGCTGGAGGGACTGGCGCATGCTGA
- the tnpB gene encoding IS66 family insertion sequence element accessory protein TnpB (TnpB, as the term is used for proteins encoded by IS66 family insertion elements, is considered an accessory protein, since TnpC, encoded by a neighboring gene, is a DDE family transposase.), with protein MLMLPPSVRVYVAAEPTDLRKGFDGLSAQVMQRFGTDPLSGHLFVFLNRRADQVRILFWDRTGYCIVSKRLAQGRFHLTHAVSAGRTHVEMDAAELALMLEGLDLSGATRKKRWRLPSPGKLAA; from the coding sequence ATGCTGATGCTGCCGCCGTCGGTGCGAGTCTACGTCGCGGCGGAGCCTACGGATCTTCGCAAAGGCTTTGATGGCCTGTCGGCGCAGGTGATGCAGCGATTCGGCACCGACCCCCTGAGTGGCCATCTGTTCGTCTTCCTCAACCGCAGGGCGGACCAGGTGCGCATCCTGTTCTGGGATCGCACCGGCTACTGCATCGTGTCCAAGCGGCTCGCTCAAGGGCGATTCCACCTCACCCACGCCGTGAGCGCAGGGCGGACGCATGTCGAGATGGATGCCGCCGAGCTTGCGCTGATGCTCGAAGGCCTCGACCTGTCGGGTGCGACGAGGAAAAAGCGCTGGAGGTTGCCTTCGCCCGGCAAACTCGCGGCGTAA